From Pseudomonas poae, the proteins below share one genomic window:
- the tldD gene encoding metalloprotease TldD: MSELLSSVSEHLLVPGGVTIESLQTVLGDLAGPGIDAADLYFQGQISESWALEDGIVKEGSFNLDQGVGVRAQSGEKTGFAYSNAITLEALGLAARAARSISRAGQNGTVQAFSTQDVAQLYAPDNPLEVISRAEKVDLLKRIDAATRALDPRIQQVTVSMAGVWERILVASTDGGLAADVRPLVRFNVSVIVEQNGRRERGGHGGGGRTDYRYFLTEDRAMGYAREALRQALVNLEAIPAPAGTLPVVLGSGWSGVLLHEAVGHGLEGDFNRKGSSAYSGRMGEMVASKLCTIVDDGTLAGRRGSLSVDDEGTPTECTTLIENGVLKGYMQDKLNARLMGVARTGNGRRESYAHLPMPRMTNTYMLGGESDPAEIIASVKRGIYCANLGGGQVDITSGKFVFSTSEAYLIEDGKITAPVKGATLIGNGPEAMSKVSMVGNDLSLDSGVGTCGKDGQSVPVGVGQPTLKIDAITVGGTGS; encoded by the coding sequence ATGAGCGAGTTGTTGTCCTCAGTCAGTGAACACCTCCTGGTACCCGGTGGCGTGACCATCGAAAGTTTGCAAACCGTGCTTGGCGATCTGGCCGGGCCGGGCATCGACGCGGCCGACCTGTATTTCCAGGGGCAGATTTCCGAGTCGTGGGCCCTCGAAGACGGCATCGTCAAGGAAGGCAGCTTCAACCTTGACCAAGGCGTGGGTGTGCGTGCGCAGTCCGGTGAGAAAACCGGTTTTGCCTACAGTAATGCCATCACCCTGGAAGCTTTGGGCTTGGCGGCGCGTGCGGCGCGCTCGATTTCCCGTGCTGGTCAAAATGGTACCGTGCAGGCATTCAGCACCCAGGACGTGGCCCAGTTGTACGCGCCGGATAACCCGCTGGAAGTGATCAGCCGTGCGGAAAAAGTCGATTTGCTCAAGCGTATCGATGCGGCCACGCGTGCCCTCGACCCGCGCATCCAGCAAGTCACCGTGAGCATGGCCGGTGTGTGGGAACGCATTCTGGTGGCGTCCACCGACGGCGGGCTGGCGGCGGATGTAAGGCCGCTGGTGCGTTTCAACGTCAGCGTGATCGTCGAACAAAATGGCCGTCGCGAGCGCGGCGGGCATGGCGGCGGCGGGCGTACGGACTACCGTTATTTCCTCACCGAAGACCGTGCCATGGGTTATGCCCGTGAAGCGCTACGTCAGGCGTTGGTCAACCTGGAAGCCATCCCGGCACCGGCCGGTACGTTGCCGGTGGTGTTGGGCTCTGGCTGGTCCGGTGTGTTGCTGCACGAAGCCGTGGGCCATGGCCTGGAGGGCGACTTCAACCGCAAGGGCAGTTCGGCCTACAGCGGGCGTATGGGCGAGATGGTTGCGTCCAAGCTCTGCACGATTGTCGATGACGGCACCCTGGCTGGGCGCCGTGGCTCGCTGAGCGTCGACGATGAAGGCACGCCGACCGAGTGCACCACCCTGATCGAAAACGGGGTGCTCAAGGGCTATATGCAAGACAAGCTCAACGCCCGCCTGATGGGTGTGGCGCGTACCGGTAACGGCCGTCGCGAATCCTACGCGCACCTGCCAATGCCGCGCATGACCAACACCTACATGTTGGGTGGCGAAAGCGATCCGGCGGAAATCATCGCCTCGGTCAAACGCGGGATCTACTGTGCCAACCTCGGCGGCGGCCAGGTGGATATCACCAGCGGCAAGTTTGTGTTTTCCACCAGCGAGGCGTACCTGATCGAGGACGGCAAGATCACCGCACCGGTCAAAGGCGCAACGTTGATTGGTAACGGTCCGGAAGCCATGAGCAAGGTGTCGATGGTCGGTAACGACCTGTCGCTGGACAGCGGCGTGGGCACGTGCGGCAAGGATGGGCAGTCGGTGCCGGTCGGTGTCGGCCAGCCAACGCTGAAAATTGATGCGATCACCGTGGGTGGCACGGGGTCGTAA
- a CDS encoding carbon-nitrogen hydrolase family protein has translation MSFAVIQMVSQSDVLANLAQARRLLEQAAAGGAKLAVLPENFAAMGRRDVADIGRAEALGEGPILPWLKQTARDLTLWIVAGTLPLPPKDQPDDKVNACSLLVDDRGEIVARYDKLHLFDVDVADARGRYRESDDYAFGGNVVVVDTPVGRLGLTVCYDLRFPELYSELRAAGAELITAPSAFTAVTGAAHWDVLIRARAIETQCYLLAAAQGGVHPGPRETYGHAAIVDPWGRVLTQQDQGEAVLLAERDSSEQASIRARMPVVNHRRFFSQGAQRPASER, from the coding sequence ATGTCCTTTGCGGTAATTCAAATGGTCAGCCAGAGTGATGTGCTGGCCAACCTGGCCCAGGCCCGGCGCTTGCTTGAGCAAGCGGCGGCAGGTGGTGCGAAGCTGGCAGTATTGCCGGAGAACTTTGCCGCCATGGGCCGCCGTGACGTGGCCGATATCGGTCGCGCCGAGGCGTTGGGCGAAGGCCCGATCCTGCCGTGGTTGAAACAGACCGCCCGCGACCTCACCTTATGGATAGTGGCCGGCACTTTGCCGCTGCCGCCCAAGGACCAACCCGACGACAAGGTAAATGCCTGCTCGCTGCTGGTCGATGATCGGGGCGAAATCGTCGCCCGTTACGACAAGCTGCACCTGTTCGATGTCGATGTAGCGGATGCTCGCGGTCGCTATCGCGAATCCGATGACTATGCTTTCGGTGGCAATGTGGTGGTGGTGGATACGCCGGTGGGCCGGTTGGGCCTGACGGTGTGTTACGACTTGCGTTTCCCGGAGCTGTACAGCGAGTTGCGTGCGGCAGGGGCTGAATTGATTACCGCGCCCTCGGCGTTCACGGCGGTGACCGGCGCAGCCCACTGGGACGTGCTGATTCGCGCCCGGGCCATCGAGACCCAGTGCTACCTGCTGGCTGCCGCGCAGGGCGGGGTGCATCCGGGTCCACGGGAAACCTACGGCCACGCGGCGATTGTCGACCCGTGGGGGCGCGTGCTGACCCAACAGGATCAAGGCGAAGCGGTGTTGCTGGCCGAACGCGATAGCAGTGAACAGGCGTCGATACGGGCGCGCATGCCGGTGGTCAACCATCGGCGCTTTTTCTCGCAGGGCGCGCAGCGGCCTGCTTCAGAACGATGA
- a CDS encoding YhdP family protein produces the protein MERLIRFFAALTRWGLGLCALLLVLAAVYVSLGRELTPLVAEYRAEVEAKAQAAVDMPLHIGSLEGRWSGFAPVLLAHDVMVGEGSSALRLDQVEVVPDIWASLMAREVRIAHLEVSGLQLSVKEDQDGHWQLQGVPVQDDQPLDPEQLLKRMQLVKRVSLLDSQVTLQPFDQAPLTLTYVGLSLHTGATRQRLDARLTLPDGQPLALSLRSRIRASQWKEGEVEAYLSLPQSDWAKWIPARLTQQWKLTQFKAGGEFWLSWAKGTVQSAVVRLNSPQVKGSYADRKPVHIENLALTAYLQRSQTGLKVLFDSLAMNLGETRWESRLQLQQSLATDKALEVWKLQADRIDLTPITPLLNALAPLPEGFAKTVEHLKATGLLRNVLVDFRPEDTTEQKVSFAANLERVGFDAYFGAPAARNVSGSISGYLGHGELRMDSKDFSLHLDPIFAKPWQYLQANARLTWKLDKEGFTLIAPYIKVLGEEGKIAADFLIRLHFDHSQEDYMDLRVGMVDGDGKFTPKYLPAVLSPALDEWLRTAILKGAVEQGFFQYQGSLNHDALPASRNISLFFKVHDAELAFQPGWPHVSKVKGEVFVEESGVRILASKGQLLDTKVKDIYVNIPHAPAGKDSHLLLTGGFAGGLGDGLKILQEAPIGTASTFAGWKGEGDLQGKLDLDIPLAKGTEPKIVVDFQTDKACLQLAEPSLDLTQLKGEFRFDSAKGLSGQNITAQAFDRPLTAQIFADGKPGDISTRITAKGQVTVKRLTDWLKISQPLPVSGDIPYQLQVNLDGADSQLMVNSNLKGVAVDLPAPFGMPASQGRDSTFRMTLQGAERRYWFDYGELANFTFAAPPDKFNEGRGELFLGDGDALLPAGKGLRIRGVLSELDIDPWKKLVDRYAGNDPGGSAKQLLSGADFKVGKLTGFGTQFDQVSLQLDRKPAAWGLQLDSLQAKGAVNLPDAKGAPIAINLQYVKLPAVDPTVQADENAPDPLADVDPKDIPALDIAIDQLFQGPDLIGAWSLKIRPTVKGMAFNTLDLGLKGMQLKGAGGWEGAPGASSSWYKGRLDGKNIGDVLKGWGFAPSVTSEEFHVDVDGRWPGSPAWVGPKRFSGSLDAAFRKGQFVEVEGGAQALRVFGLLNFNSIGRRLRLDFSDLLGKGLSYDRVKGLLAASDGVFVTREPITMTGPSTNLELNGTLDLVADRVDAKLLVTLPVTNNLPIAALIVGAPAIGGALFLIDKLIGDRVARFASVQYKVEGPWKDPKITFDKPFEKPN, from the coding sequence ATGGAGCGTCTGATACGCTTTTTTGCCGCTTTGACCCGTTGGGGCCTGGGCCTGTGCGCCTTGCTGCTGGTATTGGCGGCGGTGTACGTGAGCCTGGGTCGTGAATTGACCCCGCTGGTGGCTGAATACCGTGCAGAAGTTGAAGCCAAGGCCCAGGCCGCGGTGGACATGCCGCTGCACATCGGCAGCCTGGAAGGGCGCTGGAGTGGCTTTGCCCCGGTATTGCTGGCCCATGACGTGATGGTCGGCGAGGGCAGCAGTGCCTTGCGCCTGGACCAGGTTGAGGTGGTACCGGATATCTGGGCCAGCCTGATGGCGCGTGAAGTGCGCATTGCGCATCTGGAAGTCAGCGGCCTGCAACTGAGCGTCAAGGAAGACCAGGACGGCCATTGGCAGCTGCAAGGCGTACCGGTGCAGGACGACCAGCCGCTGGACCCGGAGCAGTTGCTCAAACGTATGCAGCTGGTCAAGCGCGTGTCGTTGCTCGACAGCCAGGTCACCCTGCAACCGTTCGACCAGGCGCCGCTGACCCTGACATACGTGGGCTTGAGCCTGCACACCGGCGCTACCCGCCAACGTCTGGACGCACGCCTGACCCTGCCCGACGGCCAGCCCCTCGCGCTGAGCCTGCGCAGTCGCATTCGTGCGAGCCAATGGAAGGAGGGCGAGGTCGAGGCCTACTTGAGCCTGCCCCAGAGCGATTGGGCCAAGTGGATTCCGGCCAGGCTGACTCAGCAATGGAAACTCACACAGTTCAAGGCCGGCGGCGAATTCTGGCTGAGCTGGGCCAAGGGCACCGTGCAAAGCGCGGTGGTGCGCCTCAATTCGCCACAGGTGAAGGGCAGCTACGCCGACCGCAAGCCGGTGCATATCGAGAATCTGGCGCTGACCGCCTACCTGCAACGCAGCCAGACCGGCCTCAAGGTGTTGTTCGATTCGCTGGCGATGAACCTGGGCGAAACCCGCTGGGAATCGCGCCTGCAGTTGCAGCAAAGCCTGGCGACCGACAAAGCCCTGGAGGTCTGGAAGTTACAGGCCGACCGCATCGACCTGACCCCGATCACGCCATTGTTGAACGCCTTGGCGCCATTGCCGGAAGGCTTCGCCAAAACCGTCGAACACCTCAAGGCCACCGGACTGCTGCGCAACGTGCTGGTGGATTTTCGCCCCGAGGACACGACCGAGCAGAAAGTCAGCTTCGCCGCCAACCTCGAGCGTGTGGGGTTTGATGCCTATTTCGGCGCGCCGGCTGCGCGCAACGTCTCCGGCAGCATCAGCGGTTACCTGGGCCATGGCGAGTTGCGCATGGACAGCAAGGACTTTTCCCTGCACCTGGACCCGATCTTCGCCAAGCCCTGGCAGTACCTCCAGGCCAATGCACGCCTGACCTGGAAACTGGATAAAGAGGGTTTCACCCTGATCGCGCCGTATATCAAGGTGCTGGGCGAAGAGGGCAAGATCGCCGCCGATTTTTTGATTCGCCTGCATTTCGACCATAGCCAGGAAGACTACATGGACCTGCGGGTCGGCATGGTCGATGGCGATGGGAAGTTCACGCCCAAGTACCTGCCTGCGGTGCTCAGCCCGGCCCTCGACGAATGGCTGCGTACGGCGATTCTCAAGGGCGCGGTCGAGCAAGGCTTCTTCCAATACCAGGGCTCGTTGAATCACGACGCGCTGCCGGCGTCGCGCAATATCAGCCTGTTCTTCAAAGTGCATGACGCTGAGCTGGCGTTCCAGCCGGGTTGGCCGCATGTGAGCAAGGTCAAGGGCGAAGTGTTTGTCGAGGAGAGCGGCGTGCGCATCCTGGCCAGCAAGGGCCAGTTGCTCGACACCAAGGTCAAGGATATCTACGTCAATATTCCGCACGCGCCTGCGGGCAAAGACAGCCACCTGCTGCTCACTGGCGGTTTTGCTGGCGGGCTTGGCGACGGCCTGAAAATTCTGCAGGAAGCGCCGATCGGCACCGCATCGACCTTTGCCGGTTGGAAAGGTGAAGGCGACCTGCAAGGCAAGCTGGACCTGGATATTCCGCTGGCCAAAGGCACCGAGCCCAAGATCGTGGTGGACTTCCAGACCGACAAGGCGTGCCTGCAATTGGCCGAACCCTCCCTGGACCTGACCCAGCTCAAGGGCGAATTCCGCTTCGACAGCGCCAAGGGCCTGAGCGGGCAGAACATTACGGCCCAGGCGTTTGACCGGCCGCTCACTGCGCAGATTTTTGCCGATGGCAAGCCCGGCGATATCAGCACCCGGATCACGGCCAAGGGCCAGGTCACGGTCAAGCGGTTGACGGATTGGCTGAAAATCAGCCAGCCACTGCCGGTGTCCGGAGATATCCCGTACCAGCTGCAGGTCAATCTGGACGGCGCCGACAGCCAGTTGATGGTCAATTCCAACCTCAAGGGTGTCGCCGTGGATTTGCCGGCACCGTTCGGCATGCCGGCCAGCCAAGGGCGTGACAGCACGTTCCGCATGACGTTGCAGGGCGCCGAGCGCCGTTATTGGTTCGATTATGGCGAGCTGGCGAACTTCACCTTTGCCGCGCCGCCGGACAAATTCAATGAGGGTCGCGGCGAGCTGTTCCTCGGAGACGGCGATGCTTTATTGCCCGCCGGCAAGGGCCTGCGTATTCGCGGCGTGCTCTCGGAACTGGACATCGACCCGTGGAAAAAACTGGTCGACCGCTACGCCGGCAATGACCCGGGCGGCAGTGCCAAGCAACTGCTCAGCGGCGCGGATTTCAAGGTCGGCAAACTGACCGGCTTCGGCACTCAGTTTGATCAGGTCAGCCTGCAGCTGGACCGTAAACCCGCAGCCTGGGGCTTGCAGCTCGACAGCCTGCAAGCCAAAGGCGCGGTGAACCTGCCGGATGCCAAGGGCGCGCCGATTGCGATCAACCTGCAATACGTGAAGCTGCCGGCGGTGGACCCGACGGTGCAAGCCGATGAAAACGCACCGGACCCGTTGGCTGATGTTGATCCCAAGGATATCCCGGCACTTGATATCGCTATCGATCAACTGTTCCAGGGGCCGGACCTGATAGGGGCCTGGTCGCTGAAAATCCGCCCAACCGTTAAAGGCATGGCCTTCAACACCCTGGATCTGGGCCTCAAGGGCATGCAACTCAAGGGCGCTGGTGGCTGGGAGGGTGCGCCGGGTGCCAGCAGCAGCTGGTACAAGGGGCGTCTGGATGGCAAGAATATTGGCGATGTGCTCAAGGGTTGGGGGTTTGCACCGAGCGTGACCAGTGAAGAGTTTCACGTCGACGTGGACGGTCGCTGGCCGGGCTCGCCGGCCTGGGTCGGGCCCAAGCGCTTTTCCGGCAGCCTGGATGCGGCGTTTCGTAAGGGCCAGTTCGTTGAAGTGGAAGGTGGCGCCCAGGCGCTGCGGGTGTTCGGCCTGCTTAACTTCAACTCCATCGGCCGCCGCCTGCGCTTGGACTTCTCTGATTTGCTCGGTAAAGGGTTGAGTTATGACCGGGTCAAAGGTTTGCTGGCGGCCAGTGATGGTGTGTTTGTGACCCGCGAGCCCATCACCATGACCGGGCCTTCCACCAACCTGGAGCTCAATGGCACCCTGGATCTGGTGGCCGACCGTGTCGACGCCAAGCTGCTTGTCACCCTGCCGGTCACCAATAACCTGCCGATTGCCGCGCTGATTGTCGGTGCGCCTGCCATTGGTGGCGCGTTGTTCCTGATCGACAAGCTGATCGGTGACCGTGTTGCGCGCTTCGCCAGCGTGCAATACAAGGTGGAAGGCCCCTGGAAGGATCCAAAAATCACTTTCGACAAGCCATTTGAAAAACCAAACTGA
- the rng gene encoding ribonuclease G → MSEEILINITPMESRVAVVENGVLQEVHVERTQKRGIVGNIYKGKVVRVLPGMQAAFVDIGLDRAAFIHASEISLREGPAVESISALVHEGQSLVVQVTKDPIGSKGARLTTQLSIPSRYLVYMPRTAHVGISLKIEDEAERERLKKVVSDCVAAEGIKEAGGFILRTAAEGAGADEILMDIRYLRRLWDQIGVQIKTIGAPSVIYEDLGLALRTLRDLVSPKIEKIRIDSRETFQRTTQFVAELMPEIADRLEHYPGERPIFDLYGVEDEIQKALERKVPLKSGGYLVVDPAEAMTTIDVNTGAFVGHRNLEETIFKTNLEAATAIARQLRLRNLGGIIIIDFIDMEDEEHQRQVLRTLEKQLERDHAKTNIIGITELGLVQMTRKRTRESLEQVLCEPCSSCQGRGKLKTPETVCYEIFREILREARAYQAEGYRVLANQKVVDRLLDEESGNVAELEGFIGRTIRFQVETMYSQEQYDVVLL, encoded by the coding sequence ATGAGTGAAGAGATTCTGATCAATATCACGCCGATGGAATCACGCGTGGCGGTGGTAGAGAACGGTGTTCTGCAAGAGGTGCACGTCGAGCGTACCCAGAAACGCGGGATCGTCGGCAATATCTACAAAGGCAAAGTGGTGCGCGTATTGCCGGGGATGCAAGCCGCATTCGTCGATATCGGCCTGGACCGTGCGGCGTTTATCCATGCTTCGGAAATCTCCCTGCGCGAAGGCCCGGCAGTAGAAAGCATCAGCGCGTTGGTACATGAAGGGCAGAGCCTGGTGGTGCAAGTCACCAAGGACCCCATCGGCTCCAAAGGCGCACGCCTGACCACCCAGTTGTCGATCCCGTCGCGCTACCTGGTGTACATGCCGCGTACCGCGCATGTTGGCATTTCCCTGAAAATCGAAGATGAAGCCGAGCGAGAGCGCCTGAAAAAGGTAGTCAGCGACTGCGTGGCCGCCGAGGGCATCAAGGAAGCCGGTGGTTTTATCCTGCGCACCGCCGCCGAAGGCGCAGGCGCCGATGAAATCCTGATGGACATCCGCTACCTGCGGCGCCTGTGGGACCAGATCGGGGTGCAGATCAAGACCATCGGCGCGCCCAGCGTTATCTATGAGGACCTGGGCCTGGCCCTGCGCACCTTGCGCGACCTGGTCAGCCCCAAGATTGAGAAAATTCGCATCGACTCGCGGGAAACCTTCCAGCGCACCACGCAATTTGTTGCCGAGCTGATGCCGGAAATTGCCGACCGCCTGGAGCATTACCCTGGCGAGCGGCCGATCTTCGACCTGTATGGCGTCGAAGACGAAATCCAGAAAGCCCTGGAGCGCAAAGTGCCGCTCAAGTCCGGCGGCTATCTGGTGGTGGACCCGGCGGAAGCCATGACCACCATCGACGTCAACACCGGCGCGTTCGTGGGCCATCGCAACCTCGAAGAAACCATCTTCAAGACCAACCTCGAAGCGGCCACCGCCATTGCCCGCCAACTGCGCCTGCGCAACCTGGGCGGCATCATCATTATCGACTTCATCGATATGGAGGACGAAGAGCACCAGCGTCAGGTGTTGCGCACCCTGGAGAAGCAGCTCGAACGCGATCACGCCAAGACCAATATTATCGGGATTACCGAGCTGGGCCTGGTGCAGATGACCCGCAAGCGCACCCGTGAGAGCCTCGAGCAAGTGCTGTGCGAACCGTGCAGCAGTTGCCAGGGGCGCGGCAAGTTGAAGACCCCGGAAACGGTTTGCTACGAGATTTTCCGGGAAATCTTACGAGAGGCGCGTGCCTATCAGGCCGAAGGTTATAGAGTGCTCGCGAACCAGAAAGTGGTGGATCGGTTGCTGGATGAAGAGTCCGGTAACGTCGCTGAATTGGAAGGTTTTATCGGACGCACGATTCGCTTCCAGGTCGAAACCATGTATTCCCAGGAACAATACGACGTGGTGCTGCTCTGA
- a CDS encoding Maf family protein → MNSLYLASGSPRRRELLTQIGVPFTVVSAAIDETPLNNETPVSYVERLARGKATAGFAALEPTSGACVLGADTAVIVDGQILGKPVDQADALAMLMALAGREHEVLTAIALTDGQRCETRCVSSRVRFRGVSVEEATTYWHSGEPQDKAGGYAIQGLGSVFVAGLNGSYSAVVGLPVCETAQLLDQFGIPCWQNLTVR, encoded by the coding sequence ATGAATTCGCTTTATCTGGCCTCGGGCTCCCCGCGGCGGCGTGAACTGCTGACCCAGATCGGTGTGCCTTTCACCGTGGTCAGCGCCGCCATTGATGAAACCCCACTTAACAACGAAACCCCCGTTTCCTACGTCGAGCGTCTGGCTCGGGGCAAGGCCACGGCGGGTTTCGCTGCGCTTGAGCCAACCTCGGGCGCCTGTGTGCTGGGCGCCGACACGGCCGTGATCGTTGACGGCCAGATCCTCGGCAAGCCCGTTGACCAGGCTGATGCCCTGGCGATGTTGATGGCCCTGGCGGGTCGTGAGCATGAAGTCCTGACCGCCATTGCCCTCACGGATGGCCAACGTTGCGAAACGCGTTGTGTAAGCAGCCGTGTACGTTTTCGCGGGGTTTCTGTCGAGGAGGCTACAACCTACTGGCACAGTGGTGAACCTCAGGACAAAGCGGGCGGCTATGCTATCCAAGGCTTGGGTTCGGTGTTTGTCGCCGGCCTCAATGGCAGTTATTCCGCCGTGGTAGGACTGCCGGTGTGCGAAACCGCGCAACTGCTCGACCAATTCGGCATACCCTGTTGGCAAAACCTTACCGTGCGCTGA
- the mreD gene encoding rod shape-determining protein MreD gives MAGTHSRNGWIVWLTFAIGLLLSVSPLPQFMEILRPLWLALLLAFWSLNLPHKVGMVTAMFLGLAEDVLYGTLLGQNALILTLITFLVLSLQQRLRMFPMWQQCLVILVIFGLAQLVQLWLSALTGNRQPTLALVLPALVSALLWPWISFGLRGLRRRYKIN, from the coding sequence ATGGCCGGTACACATTCACGCAACGGTTGGATCGTCTGGCTGACCTTCGCTATCGGCTTGCTGCTCAGCGTTTCGCCACTGCCGCAATTCATGGAAATCCTGCGCCCGCTTTGGCTGGCGTTGCTGCTGGCTTTCTGGTCGTTGAACCTGCCGCATAAAGTCGGGATGGTCACAGCGATGTTCCTGGGCTTGGCGGAAGATGTGCTCTATGGCACCTTGCTGGGTCAGAATGCGTTGATCCTGACCCTGATCACCTTCCTGGTACTGTCGCTGCAGCAACGTCTGCGCATGTTTCCGATGTGGCAGCAGTGCCTGGTGATCCTGGTGATCTTCGGCCTGGCGCAGCTGGTTCAGCTGTGGCTGAGCGCCTTGACCGGTAACCGCCAGCCGACCCTGGCCTTGGTATTACCGGCCCTGGTCAGTGCCTTGCTGTGGCCATGGATCAGTTTCGGCCTGCGCGGGTTACGTCGGCGCTATAAAATCAATTGA
- the mreC gene encoding rod shape-determining protein MreC has translation MKPLFAKGPSLGVRLLVLVVLSVALMVVDARFALLKPVRSQMSLVLMQTYWITDLPQRLYQGVASQFGSRTELVAENEKLKTENLLLQGRMQKLAALTEQNVRLRELLNSSALVNEKVEVAELIGMDPNPFTHRIIINKGERDGVVLGQPVLDARGLMGQVVELMPYTSRVLLLTDTTHSIPVQVNRNGLRAIASGTGNPERLELRHVADTADIKEGDLLVSSGLGQRFPAGYPVATVKEVIHDSGQPFAIVRAVPTAALNRSRYLLLVFSDNRTPEERANDAAQAQEAEDKQNGSVPAVPATVPKPAFVGPPAPEAIPATPVATPVKPAAHSARPAKPAASAPAATTPATRPAGAAPATTRQREE, from the coding sequence ATTAAACCGCTTTTCGCCAAAGGCCCCTCATTGGGCGTGCGCTTATTGGTGCTGGTCGTGCTTTCGGTCGCGCTGATGGTGGTCGATGCCCGCTTTGCACTGCTCAAGCCCGTGCGTAGCCAGATGTCGCTGGTGTTGATGCAGACTTACTGGATCACCGACCTGCCGCAACGTCTCTACCAGGGCGTGGCCAGCCAATTTGGCAGCCGCACCGAGCTGGTCGCCGAGAACGAAAAACTCAAGACTGAAAACCTGCTGCTGCAGGGGCGCATGCAAAAGCTTGCGGCCCTCACCGAGCAGAACGTTCGGCTGCGCGAGTTGCTTAATTCTTCCGCGTTGGTCAACGAAAAGGTCGAAGTGGCCGAGTTGATCGGCATGGACCCCAACCCCTTTACCCATCGCATCATCATCAACAAAGGTGAGCGCGACGGCGTGGTGCTCGGCCAGCCGGTACTCGATGCACGTGGCCTGATGGGTCAGGTGGTCGAGCTGATGCCCTACACCTCGCGGGTGCTGCTGCTGACGGACACCACCCACAGTATTCCGGTGCAGGTCAACCGTAACGGCCTGCGTGCGATTGCCAGCGGCACCGGCAACCCCGAGCGCCTGGAGTTGCGGCACGTGGCGGACACTGCCGACATCAAGGAAGGCGACCTGCTGGTCAGCTCTGGCCTGGGTCAGCGGTTCCCGGCGGGTTACCCGGTGGCGACGGTCAAGGAAGTGATTCACGATTCCGGCCAGCCTTTTGCGATTGTGCGCGCCGTGCCCACGGCCGCCTTGAACCGCAGCCGCTACCTGCTGCTGGTGTTCAGCGATAACCGTACCCCGGAAGAGCGCGCCAACGACGCCGCCCAGGCTCAGGAAGCGGAAGACAAGCAGAACGGCAGCGTACCGGCCGTGCCAGCCACGGTGCCGAAACCGGCGTTCGTGGGGCCGCCGGCACCTGAGGCAATCCCGGCAACGCCAGTGGCGACGCCGGTCAAGCCTGCGGCCCACTCGGCACGCCCGGCCAAGCCGGCTGCATCGGCGCCCGCAGCCACCACGCCGGCTACCCGGCCAGCGGGCGCCGCTCCGGCTACCACGCGCCAGAGGGAGGAATAA
- the mreB gene encoding rod shape-determining protein MreB → MFKKLRGMFSSDLSIDLGTANTLIYVRERGIVLNEPSVVAIRTHGNQKSVVAVGTEAKRMLGRTPGNIAAIRPMKDGVIADFSVCEKMLQYFINKVHENSFLQPSPRVLICVPCKSTQVERRAIRESALGAGAREVFLIEEPMAAAIGAGLPVEEARGSMVVDIGGGTTEIALISLNGVVYAESVRVGGDRFDEAIITYVRRNYGSLIGESTAERIKQEIGTAYPGGEVREVDVRGRNLAEGVPRAFTLNSNEVLEALQESLATIVQAVKSALEQSPPELASDIAERGLVLTGGGALLRDLDKLLAQETGLPVIVAEDPLTCVARGGGRALEMMDKHTMDLLSSE, encoded by the coding sequence ATGTTCAAGAAACTGCGTGGCATGTTTTCCAGCGATCTTTCCATTGACCTGGGCACTGCCAACACCCTTATTTACGTGCGCGAGCGCGGTATCGTTCTGAATGAGCCATCGGTTGTGGCCATTCGGACCCATGGTAATCAGAAAAGTGTCGTTGCCGTCGGCACCGAGGCCAAGCGCATGCTCGGCCGTACACCAGGCAATATTGCTGCCATTCGTCCGATGAAAGACGGCGTGATCGCCGACTTCAGTGTCTGCGAGAAGATGCTGCAGTACTTCATCAACAAGGTTCACGAAAACAGTTTCCTGCAGCCCAGCCCTCGTGTGCTGATCTGCGTTCCATGCAAGTCCACCCAGGTGGAGCGTCGTGCCATCCGTGAATCGGCCCTTGGTGCCGGTGCCCGCGAAGTGTTCCTGATCGAAGAGCCGATGGCCGCTGCGATCGGTGCCGGCCTGCCGGTTGAAGAGGCCCGCGGTTCGATGGTGGTGGATATCGGTGGTGGTACCACTGAAATCGCCCTGATTTCCCTGAATGGTGTGGTCTATGCCGAATCCGTACGTGTGGGCGGCGACCGTTTCGACGAAGCGATCATCACTTACGTGCGTCGTAACTACGGCAGCCTGATCGGCGAATCCACTGCCGAGCGCATCAAGCAGGAAATCGGTACCGCTTACCCGGGCGGCGAAGTTCGCGAAGTCGATGTTCGCGGTCGCAACCTGGCCGAAGGCGTTCCACGTGCCTTCACCCTGAACTCCAATGAAGTGCTGGAAGCTCTGCAAGAGTCCCTGGCCACCATCGTTCAGGCTGTGAAGAGCGCCCTGGAGCAATCGCCGCCAGAACTGGCTTCCGATATCGCCGAGCGTGGCCTGGTGTTGACGGGTGGTGGCGCGCTGTTGCGTGACCTCGACAAGCTGCTGGCCCAGGAAACCGGCCTGCCGGTGATCGTCGCCGAAGACCCGCTGACCTGCGTCGCCCGTGGCGGTGGCCGTGCATTGGAAATGATGGATAAACACACCATGGACCTGCTCTCCAGCGAATAA